Proteins from one Neodiprion fabricii isolate iyNeoFabr1 chromosome 5, iyNeoFabr1.1, whole genome shotgun sequence genomic window:
- the LOC124183566 gene encoding pre-piRNA 3'-exonuclease trimmer-like, producing MYNVTASNFGELSPKIRESLTRAKFVSFDCEFSGINTFEETKVSLFDTVEDRYQILKSSIKRCVAIQVGLTTYNCDRNANKYKAEVFNFHLFPKVAPGRDTVFEWRASAVEFLCSHKFDFNKLVYDGISYLNEEEEQDLRRRVADNVLLRNIERSISYTEEDKLKESYSRVAEWLKTSNVGESMSLDAASPMLEYLMQKELRTRYSQIWTEPRNGKIILQRVDKELRKILEEKEENKLEKKLVDFYLGFSDLFKLMVSLKKPIVGHNLLLDLMFMHQQFYKPLPDKYSIFKNNIHRLFPTIYDTKHLSFELHRLVQKKKLWESNGLATLYNYFKVNKGQILALNSPQISLGDEKSSETDRFHEAGWDSYCAGYCFIKLAHVFAVLHYGGDTELRPLTNAEILSGPKEHANCINLIRASISHLNLAGPDPVCARPQWLHVKSLGANKMNVSQIAEMFSPYGAVDVKMLKRHQALVAVGNHGIARDILTRFRSSRDIQVAPYSLFRHSPALQILLWGGILVSGGALAWVMHRNLQKSSV from the exons ATGTATAATGTGACCGCGAGTAATTTCGGAGAATTGAGCCCGAAGATACGCGAATCTCTGACTAGAGCGAAGTTCGTATCGTTCGACTGTGAGTTCAGCGGTATAAATACGTTCGAAGAGACGAAAGTGAG CCTTTTCGATACTGTCGAAGACCGATATCAGATACTTAAAAGCAGTATTAAGCGATGCGTCGCGATTCAGGTTGGCCTGACAACTTACAACTGCGACCGAAATGCGAACAAGTATAAAGCCGAggtcttcaattttcatctatttCCAAAAGTAGCGCCGGGTAGAGATACCGTATTTGAGTGGCGCGCCTCAGCGGTTGAATTTTTGTGCTCGCACAAATTTGATTTCAACaag CTCGTCTACGATGGGATTTCCTACCTCAACGAGGAAGAAGAGCAGGATCTGCGTCGCAGGGTCGCTGACAACGTCCTCCTGCGGAACATCGAACGATCTATATCTTATACGGAAGAAGACAAACTCAAGGAAAGTTACAGCCGTGTTGCGGAATGGCTGAAGACTTCTAATGTCGGGGAATCAATGAGCCTCGACGCTGCATCCCCCATGCTAGAATATTTGATGCAGAAAGAGCTGAGGACCAGGTACTCGCAGATTTGGACGGAACCACGAAACGGAAAG ATCATCTTACAAAGAGTTGACAAAGAACTGCGCAAAATACtcgaagaaaaagaggagaatAAACTAGAGAAAAAATTGGTCGACTTTTACCTAGGATTCTCGGACCTGTTTAAACTCATGGTCAGTTTGAAAAAACCAATCGTCGGACACAACCTACTCCTCGATCTTATGTTCATGCATCAACAGTTTTACAAACCTCTACCAG ACAAATATAGCATCTTCAAGAACAATATCCACAGGTTATTTCCCACGATTTATGACACAAAACATCTCAGCTTTGAGCTGCACCGACTagtacagaaaaaaa AATTGTGGGAATCCAACGGTCTGGCAACTTTGTACAATTACTTCAAAGTAAACAAGGGCCAAATTTTGGCTCTCAACTCGCCTCAAATCTCACTGGGCGATGAAAAATCATCAG aaacaGACAGGTTTCATGAAGCTGGCTGGGACTCGTACTGCGCAGGCTACTGTTTCATAAAGTTGGCTCACGTTTTTGCAGTCTTACACTATGGAGG CGATACCGAATTGAGGCCTCTAACCAATGCTGAAATACTCTCAGGTCCGAAAGAGCATGCAAACTGTATAAACTTGATACGTGCCAGCATAAGCCACTTA AACTTGGCTGGTCCTGATCCTGTCTGTGCGAGGCCACAATGGCTTCACGTCAAAAGTCTCGGAGCAAACAAGATGAATGTTTCTCAG ATCGCTGAGATGTTCTCACCGTATGGAGCAGTGGACGTGAAAATGCTGAAGCGTCATCAAGCTCTCGTCGCTGTTGGAAATCATGGAAT CGCTCGAGATATATTAACGCGTTTCCGGAGTAGCAGAGACATTCAAGTGGCGCCCTACAGTCTGTTCCGACATTCTCCGGCTCTGCAGATTCTCTTATG GGGAGGGATCCTCGTCTCGGGCGGAGCCTTGGCATGGGTGATGCATAGGAATCTGCAAAAGAGTTCGGtgtag